In Clostridiales bacterium, one DNA window encodes the following:
- a CDS encoding saccharopine dehydrogenase family protein, with protein sequence MKAMIIGCGGVATVAVHKCCQNSEVFSELVIASRTKSKCDALAEKLKHSKTKIYTEQVDADKLDELVALFNKHKPQIAMHLALPYQNLTIMEACLRAKVHYLDTANYEHPDNPHFQYEEQWSYHDRFKEAGIMALLGSGFDPGVTSVFAAYAQKHHFDEIHEIDILDCNGGDHGYPFATNFNPEINIREVSAKGRYWENGKWIETEPMEIKREYDFEGIGKRDMYLMYHEELESLAKYIKGVKRIRFFMTFSQSYLTHLKCLENVGMTSIKPVKFQGQEIVPLQFLKAVLPDPASLGPRTKGKTNIGCIFKGIKDGKPKTYYLYNICDHQECYREVGSQAVSYTTGVPAMIGAMLILKGIWKGEGVFNMEQLDPDPFMDALNKWGLPWKENFNPVLV encoded by the coding sequence ATGAAAGCGATGATAATCGGATGCGGAGGCGTGGCGACTGTCGCCGTCCATAAGTGCTGCCAAAACAGCGAAGTGTTTAGCGAGCTTGTGATCGCCAGCAGGACAAAGTCCAAGTGCGACGCTTTGGCCGAAAAGCTAAAACACAGCAAGACCAAGATTTATACCGAACAGGTTGATGCCGATAAATTGGACGAGCTTGTGGCCTTATTTAACAAGCATAAGCCCCAAATAGCGATGCATTTGGCGCTGCCTTATCAGAACTTGACCATAATGGAAGCGTGCTTGCGCGCTAAGGTCCATTATCTTGACACGGCTAATTACGAACATCCCGACAACCCGCACTTTCAATATGAAGAACAATGGTCCTATCACGACAGGTTTAAGGAAGCGGGCATAATGGCGTTATTGGGCAGCGGTTTTGACCCGGGCGTTACCAGCGTTTTCGCGGCGTATGCCCAAAAGCACCATTTTGACGAAATCCACGAAATAGACATACTGGACTGCAACGGCGGCGACCATGGCTATCCTTTTGCGACCAACTTTAATCCTGAGATCAATATACGGGAAGTAAGCGCCAAAGGGCGTTATTGGGAAAACGGCAAATGGATAGAAACCGAGCCTATGGAAATAAAAAGGGAATATGACTTTGAGGGCATAGGCAAAAGGGATATGTATTTGATGTATCACGAGGAACTGGAAAGCTTGGCTAAATATATTAAGGGCGTAAAAAGAATAAGGTTTTTTATGACATTTAGCCAAAGCTATTTGACCCATCTTAAGTGCCTTGAAAACGTTGGGATGACCTCAATAAAACCCGTCAAATTCCAAGGCCAAGAAATTGTTCCGCTTCAATTTCTAAAAGCCGTATTGCCCGACCCGGCGAGTTTGGGTCCGCGCACCAAAGGCAAGACCAATATAGGCTGCATATTTAAGGGCATCAAAGACGGCAAGCCTAAGACATATTATTTGTATAATATTTGCGACCATCAAGAATGTTACCGCGAGGTAGGCTCGCAAGCGGTTTCATACACTACGGGCGTGCCCGCGATGATAGGCGCTATGCTTATCCTAAAAGGTATTTGGAAAGGCGAGGGCGTATTTAATATGGAGCAGCTCGATCCCGATCCTTTTATGGACGCGCTGAACAAGTGGGGCTTGCCCTGGAAAGAAAATTTCAATCCCGTATTGGT
- the speB gene encoding agmatinase, with translation MLNKKNIFIGCGSDYQTAKFVLFGAPFDGTTTYRPGARFAPKRMREESYGIETYSPYLDKDLSEINVFDAGDLDLPFGSAQKALGQIQEFAYKILSDGKIPVMIGGEHLVTLAAVKAIKQKCDDLYVIDFDAHADLRDEYLGEKLSHSTVMRRVCEVLGPKKIFQYAIRSGERTEFEYAKDNTYLTKFVIKDLKKAIDIIGDKPVYLTFDLDCLDPSEFAATGTPEAGGVSFEELREAAATLGKLNVVGCDITELCPPYDTSGTSIALACKFLRELLLSI, from the coding sequence ATGTTGAATAAGAAAAATATTTTTATCGGCTGTGGAAGCGATTACCAAACGGCCAAGTTTGTATTGTTTGGGGCGCCTTTTGACGGCACGACCACTTACCGTCCGGGCGCGCGCTTTGCGCCCAAAAGAATGCGCGAAGAAAGCTACGGCATAGAGACATACAGTCCGTATTTGGACAAGGACTTATCTGAAATTAATGTTTTTGACGCAGGGGATTTGGACTTGCCTTTTGGCAGCGCCCAAAAAGCGCTTGGCCAAATCCAAGAGTTTGCGTATAAAATTTTGTCGGACGGCAAAATACCCGTAATGATAGGCGGCGAGCATCTTGTGACCTTGGCGGCGGTCAAAGCTATAAAGCAAAAATGTGACGATTTGTATGTGATTGACTTTGACGCGCACGCGGATTTAAGGGACGAGTATTTGGGCGAAAAACTTTCGCACAGCACGGTTATGAGAAGGGTTTGCGAAGTTTTGGGACCTAAAAAAATTTTCCAATACGCCATCCGTTCGGGGGAGAGAACAGAGTTTGAATACGCCAAAGATAATACATATTTGACCAAGTTTGTTATAAAAGACTTAAAAAAAGCTATTGACATAATAGGCGACAAGCCCGTTTATCTCACTTTTGACCTTGATTGTTTGGACCCGTCGGAGTTTGCCGCGACCGGCACGCCCGAAGCCGGCGGGGTCAGCTTTGAGGAGCTTCGCGAGGCCGCGGCAACCTTAGGAAAATTAAATGTGGTCGGCTGCGATATAACCGAATTATGCCCCCCTTATGACACAAGCGGAACTTCAATTGCGCTTGCTTGTAAATTCTTGCGAGAACTGCTATTATCAATATAA
- the speE gene encoding polyamine aminopropyltransferase — MELWFSEKHTKNVRFSIKIDKQLFSEKTEHQRIDVFESIDFGRCLVLDGSVMFSEKDEFVYHEMIVHPALAVHPNIKSVLVIGAGDGGVVRELCHYSSIEQIDLVEIDQMLIFAAKKFLPKSSYKLSDPRVNIIISDGLKFVRKCEDKYDLIIVDSPDPYGPAEPLFTKEFYGNCYKALKENGIMVNQHESPFYEPDALAMQKVHKNIYKTFEICRVYQAHIPIYPSGHWLFGFASKKYHPLKDLKEDYWNSLNIKTKYYNTNLHKGAFYLPNYVTELLEHVE; from the coding sequence ATGGAATTATGGTTTAGCGAAAAACACACCAAAAATGTGCGGTTTTCAATCAAGATTGACAAACAGCTTTTTAGCGAAAAGACCGAGCATCAGCGCATTGATGTGTTTGAAAGCATTGATTTTGGCAGATGTTTGGTTTTAGACGGTTCCGTGATGTTTTCCGAAAAAGACGAGTTTGTTTATCATGAGATGATTGTGCATCCGGCTTTGGCGGTCCATCCAAACATTAAGTCGGTATTGGTGATCGGCGCCGGCGACGGCGGCGTCGTTCGCGAGCTATGCCATTATTCTAGCATTGAGCAGATTGATTTGGTGGAAATTGACCAAATGCTTATTTTCGCGGCAAAAAAGTTTTTGCCCAAATCCAGCTATAAGCTAAGCGACCCGAGAGTGAACATAATTATCTCGGACGGGTTAAAGTTTGTGCGTAAATGCGAAGACAAATACGACCTTATAATAGTGGATTCGCCAGACCCGTATGGTCCGGCTGAGCCGCTGTTTACCAAAGAGTTTTATGGCAATTGCTATAAGGCGCTCAAAGAAAACGGCATAATGGTCAACCAGCACGAAAGCCCGTTTTACGAGCCTGACGCGCTTGCCATGCAAAAGGTTCACAAAAATATATATAAGACATTTGAGATTTGCCGCGTTTATCAGGCGCATATCCCCATTTATCCGTCGGGGCATTGGTTGTTCGGGTTCGCTTCCAAAAAGTATCATCCGCTGAAAGATCTCAAGGAAGATTACTGGAATAGTCTTAACATAAAAACAAAATACTATAATACAAACCTCCACAAAGGCGCTTTTTATTTGCCCAACTATGTAACGGAGCTTTTGGAGCATGTTGAATAA
- a CDS encoding aminotransferase class I/II-fold pyridoxal phosphate-dependent enzyme translates to MSQRRQKRAPIVEALEEFKRARIMPFDVPGHKRGKGNSELTDFLGEKCVSIDANSQKCLDNLGHPVSVIKEAEEIAAEAFGANHAFLIVNGTSSAVQAMILSVCKKDDKIILPRNVHRSAINALVLCGAIPVYVNPQLNQQLGISLGMSMADFEKAIIENPDAKAVFVNNPTYYGICSNLKAITDLAHKYGMKVLVDEAHGTHFYFHDSLPPSAMEVGADMAAVSMHKSGGSLTQSSLLLTGKNINHDYVRQIINLTQTTSASYILMSSLDLSRRNLALRGESIFARVIEQAEYAREEINHIGDYYAYSKELVNGDTIYDFDITKLSVNTLNIGLAGIEVYDILRDEYDIQVEFGDLGNFLAYISVGDRDRDIERLVGALAEIRRLYKKSKLGMLEQEYINPHVIMTPQAAFYSEKVMLPLDKCEGNISAEFVMSYPPGIPILSPGELITKQIVEYIKYSKAKGCFLTGTMDINVEYINVTKE, encoded by the coding sequence ATGAGCCAAAGAAGACAAAAGCGCGCGCCTATCGTGGAAGCGTTGGAAGAGTTTAAAAGGGCGAGGATTATGCCGTTTGATGTGCCCGGGCATAAAAGAGGCAAGGGCAACAGCGAACTGACCGATTTTTTGGGCGAAAAGTGCGTGAGTATTGACGCCAACTCGCAAAAATGCTTGGACAACTTGGGGCATCCGGTCTCGGTCATAAAAGAGGCCGAAGAAATAGCAGCCGAGGCTTTTGGCGCAAACCACGCTTTTTTGATTGTTAACGGCACATCTTCGGCCGTTCAGGCGATGATATTATCCGTTTGCAAAAAGGACGACAAAATAATTTTGCCGCGCAATGTCCACCGCAGCGCGATTAACGCTTTGGTTTTGTGCGGCGCTATCCCCGTTTATGTCAATCCGCAGCTAAACCAGCAGCTTGGCATATCCTTGGGCATGAGCATGGCGGACTTTGAAAAAGCGATAATTGAAAATCCCGACGCCAAAGCGGTTTTTGTAAACAACCCCACATATTACGGCATTTGTTCCAACCTAAAAGCCATAACGGACTTAGCGCACAAATACGGGATGAAAGTGCTTGTGGACGAGGCGCACGGGACGCATTTTTATTTTCATGACAGCCTCCCACCGTCCGCTATGGAAGTGGGCGCCGATATGGCGGCTGTGAGCATGCATAAATCGGGCGGGTCGTTGACCCAAAGCTCGCTATTGCTTACGGGCAAAAACATCAACCACGACTATGTAAGACAAATTATCAACCTTACCCAGACCACAAGCGCTTCGTATATATTAATGAGCAGCCTTGATTTGTCGCGGCGCAATTTGGCTTTGCGCGGCGAGAGCATTTTCGCGCGCGTTATTGAGCAGGCGGAATACGCCCGCGAAGAAATCAACCATATAGGCGACTATTACGCCTATTCCAAAGAGCTTGTCAACGGCGACACCATATACGATTTTGATATTACCAAACTTTCGGTCAATACGCTTAATATAGGACTGGCGGGAATAGAGGTTTATGACATCTTGCGCGACGAATACGATATCCAGGTTGAGTTTGGCGACCTTGGCAACTTCTTGGCGTATATTTCGGTAGGCGACAGGGACCGCGATATTGAAAGGCTGGTCGGCGCTTTGGCCGAAATTAGGAGGCTTTACAAAAAGAGCAAGCTGGGAATGCTGGAGCAAGAATATATCAATCCGCATGTTATAATGACTCCGCAGGCGGCGTTTTATTCAGAGAAGGTTATGTTGCCGCTGGACAAATGCGAGGGCAACATCAGCGCCGAGTTTGTAATGAGCTATCCGCCCGGAATACCCATTTTGTCGCCGGGCGAGCTAATAACCAAGCAGATAGTGGAATATATTAAATACTCAAAAGCCAAAGGATGTTTTTTGACCGGCACAATGGATATAAATGTTGAGTATATCAATGTGACAAAGGAGTAG